The following DNA comes from Cryobacterium psychrophilum.
CTCGGTCTGCCCGCGGTGTCCAAGGCCGTCGTGGTTCTGGCGGACGGACTGGGAGTCAGCGCCCTGCGGGCGCGAGCGGGCCACGCCCGCTTTCTCGCCGGCCGACTGACGAAGGCCGATGTCATCGACGGGGTCTTTCCGGCCACGACCGCGGCAGGGATCGCGACGCTGACGACCGGTCTCGAACCGGGTCAGCATGGTTTGGTGGGCTACCAGGTGCTTGACGCGGACGGCGACCGAATCATCAACCAGCTCACGGGGTGGGACGCCGGTATGGACCCCGCGACGTGGCAGCGCGCCCGCACCGTCTTCGACCAGGCAGCGGATGTCGGCGTGCCCAGTTTCGCTATCGGACCCAAGCGCTTCATTGGCTCCGGTTTCACCCAGGCTGTGCTGAGAGGGGCGCGGTACGTCGCTGCGGAAAGTATCGGGGACCGGTTCGCCGCAGCGCGAGAAATCCTCGCTTCCGAGCCGACGGCGCTCGTCTACCTTTATGTGGCCGAGCTCGACGTTGCGGCGCACGCCCACGGTTGGGAATCCGGGCGGTGGCTGGCACACCTTGAGACCCTCGACTCAGAAATGGCCCGATTCGCGTCCGAGCTTGCCTCTGACGAGGGTGTGCTTCTCACAGCAGACCATGGCGTCATTGACGTGCCAGAGACCAAGCACGTGCTCTTTGATACAGCACCGGCCCTCGTGGATGGGGTGCGTCACATCGGGGGAGACCCGCGGTGCCTGCAGCTGTACGTCGATCCCGCGAGGATCGACGTGACGAGCGATTCCCTTGCCGCGGCGTGGCAGGTGGCGGAGGGGCACCGCGCCTGGGTCTACACCCGCGCGGAGGCTGTAGCAGCCGGACTGTTCGGGCAGGTCGACACCGATGTGCTTCCCCGTATCGGAGACGTCATTGTCGCGGCGAGAAAAGGCATCGCCTACTACGATTCGCGCCCGGCTAACCAGAGCGCACGGTCCATGATCGGTCAGCACGGCTCCCTCACCGATGAGGAAATCCGCGTGCCGCTCATCCGGGCCGGGGCATTTTCCCGCTGACCCGAATGAACGATTGTCCCGGGCGTTAGACCGGGTATTTTCCGCGCTTGACCTGCGGCTTCGGAAGACGCATGGGACGAAGTTGGAGAGCACGCATAGCGACGTACCAGCGCACCTTCTCCACCTTTCCGGCACCGAACTTCGACTCAATCTTCTTGGTCACGATGAAGCCGAGGACGACGCAGTCAACAATGGCCAAGATGAAGAACGCCCAGAGGGCGATGATTCCATAGGTCGCAATCGACGGGATCGTTGACAGCAGGATGACGAGGAACATCACCGGGATCATCAGCTCACCAACGTTGAACCGAGCGTCAACGAAGTCGCGTGCGTAGCGCTTCTGTGGCCCACGCTCACGAAGCGGGAGGTATTTGTCCTCACCGTTCGCCATGCCGATTCGGGCTCGGTCACGGGACACACGCGACTTCGCGCGAGCCTGCTTCGCCGCGAGCTTACGGTCGTTGGGTACGAGGGGTCTTTTGTTGGCCGCTTCCTGCATTCGGCGCGTCGGAGTCGGCTGACCTTTACCGGCTGAAGTGCCGTTCAGGCGAGCGGCCGTCTCGGCTGCGGTTTCGATCGACGGCTGTGCGTCGGGGTTCACTGGTTGTTTAGCCACATCAAATCCTTGCAATTGGGTGCCTTAAGATTACCCGTATGACAGATATCCCACGGACAATTGACGACAAAAGCACAGCTGACGACGCATCCGTTCGCACCGCGGTCGAACTCGGACTACCGGCGACCATCGCAGAACTGTGCGCGCTGGTGCGCATTCCCTCGGTCGCCTGGTCTGCTTTTGATCGCGCCACCGTGCTGCGAAGCGCCGAGGCCGTGGCGACTCTGGCCCGGGACCTACACGTCTTTGACACGGTCGAAATCAAACAGGCGGGCATTCCCGGAGGCACCGAGCTCGGCCAGCCCGCCGTGCTCGCGACACGGGCGGCACGGAATGGCCGGCCAACGGTCCTGCTCTACGCCCACCACGATGTGCAGCCTCCC
Coding sequences within:
- a CDS encoding alkaline phosphatase family protein, which translates into the protein MSTMLPARQFSSLRLADVLTSSLLAVRSEPNRLGLPAVSKAVVVLADGLGVSALRARAGHARFLAGRLTKADVIDGVFPATTAAGIATLTTGLEPGQHGLVGYQVLDADGDRIINQLTGWDAGMDPATWQRARTVFDQAADVGVPSFAIGPKRFIGSGFTQAVLRGARYVAAESIGDRFAAAREILASEPTALVYLYVAELDVAAHAHGWESGRWLAHLETLDSEMARFASELASDEGVLLTADHGVIDVPETKHVLFDTAPALVDGVRHIGGDPRCLQLYVDPARIDVTSDSLAAAWQVAEGHRAWVYTRAEAVAAGLFGQVDTDVLPRIGDVIVAARKGIAYYDSRPANQSARSMIGQHGSLTDEEIRVPLIRAGAFSR
- a CDS encoding DUF3043 domain-containing protein: MAKQPVNPDAQPSIETAAETAARLNGTSAGKGQPTPTRRMQEAANKRPLVPNDRKLAAKQARAKSRVSRDRARIGMANGEDKYLPLRERGPQKRYARDFVDARFNVGELMIPVMFLVILLSTIPSIATYGIIALWAFFILAIVDCVVLGFIVTKKIESKFGAGKVEKVRWYVAMRALQLRPMRLPKPQVKRGKYPV